Proteins from a genomic interval of Geodermatophilus obscurus DSM 43160:
- a CDS encoding DUF2461 family protein, whose product MGAGVWNPTRWPRYRRAVADDVQGPRLRAEVDRLAGAGWTIDGERLARVPAGFDRDGDRVDLLRHRSLHATRRWKPADWLHDRRALDEVRKAWRDLNALNAWLADNVGATNREPRTRR is encoded by the coding sequence GTGGGTGCTGGCGTCTGGAATCCGACCAGGTGGCCCCGCTACCGCCGCGCCGTCGCGGACGACGTGCAGGGCCCGCGGCTGCGCGCCGAGGTCGACCGTCTCGCCGGTGCCGGCTGGACCATCGACGGCGAGCGGCTGGCCCGGGTACCGGCCGGCTTCGACCGGGACGGCGACCGCGTCGACCTGCTCCGGCACAGGTCGTTGCACGCGACCCGCCGCTGGAAACCGGCCGACTGGCTGCACGACCGCCGTGCGCTCGACGAGGTCCGGAAGGCCTGGCGGGACCTGAACGCGCTCAATGCGTGGCTGGCGGACAACGTCGGGGCGACGAACCGCGAGCCGCGCACCCGCCGCTGA
- a CDS encoding thymidylate synthase, giving the protein MASATDGPIDTQYEDLLRRVLEQGTPKQDRTGTGTVSLFGERLRYDLAERFPLITTKSVHFRSIAYELLWFLRGDSNVRWLQENRVSIWDEWASPEGELGPVYGVQWRSWPTPGGEHVDQIAGVLETLRTDPDSRRMVVSAWNVAALPDMALAPCHALFQFHVADGRLSCQLYQRSADMFLGVPFNIASYALLTRMVAAQVGLAPGDCIWVGGDCHVYSNHVDQVREQLSREVLPFPTLDLAPAPSLFDYTYEHFTLRDYRHHPAIRAAVAV; this is encoded by the coding sequence GTGGCAAGCGCGACCGACGGCCCGATCGACACCCAGTACGAGGACCTGCTCCGCCGGGTGCTGGAGCAGGGCACACCCAAGCAGGACCGGACGGGCACCGGCACGGTGAGCCTGTTCGGCGAGCGGCTGCGCTACGACCTCGCCGAGCGGTTCCCGCTGATCACCACGAAGTCGGTGCACTTCCGGTCGATCGCCTACGAGCTGCTGTGGTTCCTCCGCGGTGACAGCAACGTGCGGTGGCTGCAGGAGAACCGGGTCAGCATCTGGGACGAGTGGGCCTCGCCGGAGGGCGAGCTCGGCCCGGTCTACGGCGTCCAGTGGCGGTCCTGGCCCACGCCCGGCGGCGAGCACGTCGACCAGATCGCGGGCGTCCTGGAGACGCTGCGCACCGACCCGGACTCCCGGCGCATGGTCGTCTCGGCCTGGAACGTCGCGGCGCTGCCGGACATGGCGCTCGCGCCGTGCCACGCGCTGTTCCAGTTCCACGTCGCCGACGGGCGGCTCTCCTGCCAGCTCTACCAGCGCAGCGCCGACATGTTCCTCGGCGTGCCGTTCAACATCGCCAGCTACGCGCTGCTCACCCGCATGGTCGCCGCTCAGGTGGGCCTGGCCCCCGGCGACTGCATCTGGGTCGGTGGCGACTGCCACGTCTACAGCAACCACGTCGACCAGGTCCGCGAGCAGCTCTCCCGCGAGGTGCTGCCCTTCCCGACCCTCGACCTGGCCCCGGCGCCCTCGCTGTTCGACTACACCTACGAGCACTTCACGCTGCGCGACTACCGGCACCACCCCGCGATCCGCGCCGCGGTGGCGGTCTGA
- a CDS encoding ribonuclease J, giving the protein MTTSTTQPHLDLQAPPALPEGGLRVMALGGLGEIGRNMAVLEFDGKLLVIDCGVLFPEAEQPGVDLILPDFGIIEHRLDDVVAVVLTHGHEDHIGAIPYLLRMRGDIPLVGSRFTLALVKAKLREHRLDPVLVEVAAGDDHLAGPFHCEFISVNHSIPDALAVAVHTPAGVLVHTGDFKMDQLPLDGVLTDLGAFARLGLEGIDLLLADSTNAEIPGFVTPERSIGPVLEDVFRRATQRLIVSSFASHVHRIQQVLDAAHVHGRKVAFVGRSMVRNMGVARDLGLLRVAPGLMVSLDEATSMPPEQVVLVSTGSQGEPLSALGRMARGEHHQVTIEAGDTIVLASSLVPGNETAVYKVINGLARLGATVVHKETARVHVSGHAPAGELRTLLNVAKPRHLMPVHGEWRHLRAHAALAEETGMAADRVLLAENGVVVDLVDGKATIVGSVPVGDVYVDGLNVGDVGEESLQERRILGDEGFVALTVVIEPSTGTIVRPVHLSARGFADDPSVFDPALQLVEESLRRTLADGVTDPHRLSQVIRRTIGKWVSDTYRRRPMIIPTVLEV; this is encoded by the coding sequence GTGACCACCTCGACCACCCAGCCGCACCTGGACCTGCAGGCACCGCCCGCGCTGCCCGAGGGTGGCCTGCGGGTCATGGCGCTCGGCGGGCTCGGCGAGATCGGCCGCAACATGGCCGTCCTCGAGTTCGACGGCAAGCTGCTCGTCATCGACTGCGGCGTGCTGTTCCCGGAGGCCGAGCAGCCGGGCGTCGACCTGATCCTCCCCGACTTCGGCATCATCGAGCACCGGCTCGACGACGTCGTCGCCGTCGTCCTCACCCACGGGCACGAGGACCACATCGGCGCGATCCCCTACCTGCTGCGCATGCGCGGCGACATCCCGCTGGTCGGCTCCCGGTTCACCCTCGCGCTGGTCAAGGCCAAGCTGCGCGAGCACCGGCTGGACCCGGTGCTGGTCGAGGTGGCCGCCGGCGACGACCACCTCGCGGGCCCGTTCCACTGCGAGTTCATCTCGGTCAACCACTCGATCCCCGACGCGCTGGCCGTCGCCGTGCACACGCCGGCCGGGGTCCTGGTGCACACCGGCGACTTCAAGATGGACCAGCTGCCGCTGGACGGCGTCCTCACCGATCTGGGCGCCTTCGCCCGGCTGGGACTCGAGGGCATCGACCTGTTGCTGGCCGACTCGACCAACGCCGAGATCCCCGGCTTCGTCACTCCCGAGCGCTCCATCGGACCGGTCCTGGAGGACGTTTTCCGGCGGGCCACCCAGCGGCTGATCGTCTCCAGCTTCGCCAGCCACGTGCACCGCATCCAGCAGGTGCTCGACGCCGCCCACGTGCACGGCCGCAAGGTCGCGTTCGTCGGCCGCTCGATGGTCCGCAACATGGGCGTGGCCCGCGACCTGGGGCTGCTGCGCGTCGCGCCGGGCCTCATGGTGAGCCTGGACGAGGCCACCAGCATGCCCCCGGAGCAGGTCGTGCTCGTCAGCACCGGGTCGCAGGGCGAGCCGCTGTCGGCGCTGGGGCGGATGGCCCGCGGCGAGCACCACCAGGTGACCATCGAGGCCGGCGACACGATCGTGCTGGCCTCCTCCCTGGTCCCCGGCAACGAGACCGCCGTCTACAAGGTCATCAACGGGCTGGCCCGGCTCGGCGCCACCGTCGTGCACAAGGAGACCGCGCGGGTGCACGTCTCCGGGCACGCCCCGGCGGGCGAGCTGCGCACGCTGCTCAACGTCGCCAAGCCGCGACACCTCATGCCGGTGCACGGCGAGTGGCGTCACCTGCGGGCGCACGCAGCGCTGGCCGAGGAGACCGGCATGGCCGCCGACCGGGTCCTGCTCGCCGAGAACGGCGTCGTCGTCGACCTGGTCGACGGCAAGGCGACGATCGTCGGGTCGGTACCGGTCGGCGACGTCTACGTCGACGGCCTCAACGTCGGCGACGTGGGGGAGGAGTCGCTGCAGGAGCGGCGGATCCTCGGCGACGAGGGGTTCGTCGCGCTCACCGTCGTCATCGAGCCCTCGACCGGGACGATCGTCCGGCCGGTGCACCTCTCCGCCCGCGGCTTCGCCGACGACCCCTCCGTCTTCGACCCGGCGCTGCAGCTGGTCGAGGAGAGCCTGCGGCGCACGCTGGCCGACGGGGTCACCGACCCGCACCGGCTCTCGCAGGTGATCCGCCGGACGATCGGCAAGTGGGTGTCCGACACCTACCGCCGCCGTCCCATGATCATCCCGACCGTTCTCGAGGTCTGA
- the dapB gene encoding 4-hydroxy-tetrahydrodipicolinate reductase: protein MTTSSAAPDQHGSTAPPGETPLVPVGVLGARGRMGTEVVKAVNAADDLELVAMVDAGDWLFDVANAGAQVVVDFTRPDVVMDNVRFCIDNNIHCVVGTTGFDEEKLATVAEWLRPKPEVGVVIAPNFGIGAVLLMRFAQEAARFFPSTEIVELHHPNKVDAPSGTAVRTARLVAAARRAAGLPPSPDATTDSLPGARGADVEGVPVHAVRLTGLVAHQEVLMGAAGETLTLRHDSYDRASFMPGVLLAVREIARRPGLTVGIESFLGL from the coding sequence GTGACCACGAGCTCCGCCGCGCCCGACCAGCACGGGTCCACCGCTCCCCCCGGGGAGACCCCGCTCGTCCCCGTCGGCGTCCTGGGCGCCCGCGGGCGGATGGGCACCGAGGTGGTCAAGGCCGTCAACGCAGCCGACGACCTCGAGCTCGTCGCGATGGTCGATGCGGGGGACTGGCTGTTCGACGTCGCGAACGCCGGCGCCCAGGTGGTCGTCGACTTCACCCGGCCGGACGTCGTCATGGACAACGTCCGGTTTTGCATCGACAACAACATCCACTGCGTCGTCGGGACGACCGGGTTCGACGAGGAGAAGCTCGCCACCGTGGCCGAGTGGCTCCGGCCCAAGCCCGAGGTGGGCGTCGTCATCGCCCCCAACTTCGGCATCGGTGCCGTGCTGCTCATGAGGTTCGCCCAGGAGGCGGCGCGCTTCTTCCCCTCGACGGAGATCGTCGAGCTGCACCACCCGAACAAGGTCGATGCCCCGTCGGGCACGGCGGTCCGGACCGCGCGCCTGGTCGCCGCCGCCCGGCGGGCGGCGGGACTCCCGCCCTCGCCGGACGCCACCACCGACTCCCTGCCCGGCGCGCGCGGTGCCGACGTCGAGGGCGTGCCGGTGCACGCCGTCCGGCTGACCGGCCTGGTCGCGCACCAGGAGGTGCTCATGGGCGCGGCGGGGGAGACCCTGACCCTCCGGCACGACTCCTACGACCGCGCGTCCTTCATGCCCGGGGTCCTCCTCGCCGTGCGGGAGATCGCTCGGCGCCCGGGCCTCACGGTGGGGATCGAGAGCTTCCTCGGCCTCTGA
- the dapA gene encoding 4-hydroxy-tetrahydrodipicolinate synthase translates to MTSDPARPFGRVLTAMVTPFAEDGSIDLAGAQELAAHLVDRQAHDGLVVLGTTGEAPTLSAGEQRAVLEAVLDAVGDRATVVAGVGTNDTAHTIENARRAEQVGAHGLLVVTPYYNKPPQAGLLRHFTAVADATDLPVMLYDIPPRSVVPIEVDTLARLAEHPRIVAVKDAKGDLGAVMHTLARTDLAYYSGEDMLNLPLLAVGGVGVVSVVGHLAGPRLAELVAAVESGDLVKARAVNESMLPLYTGVFRTQGVILTKAALRELGLPAGPVRPPLVDATPEQLAQLRADLADGGIHL, encoded by the coding sequence ATGACCAGTGACCCCGCCCGGCCCTTCGGGCGTGTGCTCACGGCGATGGTGACCCCCTTCGCCGAGGACGGCTCGATCGACCTCGCAGGGGCCCAGGAGCTGGCCGCCCACCTGGTCGACCGGCAGGCGCACGACGGCCTGGTCGTGCTCGGCACCACCGGCGAGGCGCCCACCCTGAGCGCCGGTGAGCAGCGAGCCGTCCTCGAGGCGGTGCTCGACGCCGTCGGTGACCGCGCGACCGTCGTCGCGGGCGTCGGCACCAACGACACCGCGCACACCATCGAGAACGCGCGCCGGGCCGAGCAGGTGGGCGCGCACGGCCTGCTCGTCGTGACCCCGTACTACAACAAGCCCCCGCAGGCCGGCCTGCTGAGGCACTTCACCGCCGTCGCCGACGCCACCGACCTGCCGGTGATGCTGTACGACATCCCGCCGCGCTCGGTCGTCCCCATCGAGGTGGACACCCTCGCCCGGCTGGCCGAGCACCCGCGCATCGTCGCGGTCAAGGACGCCAAGGGCGACCTCGGCGCGGTCATGCACACCCTCGCCCGCACCGACCTGGCCTACTACAGCGGCGAGGACATGCTCAACCTGCCGCTGCTGGCGGTCGGCGGCGTGGGCGTCGTGAGCGTCGTCGGGCACCTCGCGGGCCCGCGGCTGGCCGAGCTGGTCGCCGCCGTCGAGTCCGGCGACCTGGTGAAGGCCCGCGCGGTCAACGAGAGCATGCTGCCGCTCTACACCGGCGTCTTCCGCACCCAGGGCGTCATCCTGACCAAGGCGGCCCTGCGCGAGCTGGGCCTGCCCGCCGGGCCGGTGCGCCCGCCGCTGGTCGACGCCACCCCCGAACAACTGGCGCAGCTGCGCGCCGACCTCGCCGACGGAGGCATCCACCTGTGA
- a CDS encoding GNAT family N-acetyltransferase, translated as MQPTSPFPRRSGTAEASVRPARHSDAPAVARVQAVTWRTAYRTVLPSEVLDDWDEAAAADAWRAAVTAPPTPGHRVLVAVERDVVVGFAASGPAELAADEPPHPAGPSSEVATLLVEPRWGRRGHGSRLLAAVTDLARADGTARLQVWLPEQDAVSAGFFESAGWARDGWTRTLDTGGTPLREVRWHTLLQETDGSR; from the coding sequence GTGCAGCCGACCTCGCCGTTCCCCCGCCGGTCGGGGACCGCGGAGGCGTCGGTCCGCCCGGCGCGGCACTCCGACGCCCCCGCGGTCGCCCGCGTGCAGGCCGTCACCTGGCGGACGGCCTACCGCACCGTGCTGCCGTCCGAGGTCCTCGACGACTGGGACGAGGCCGCGGCAGCCGACGCCTGGCGGGCCGCGGTCACCGCACCGCCCACCCCCGGGCACCGCGTCCTCGTGGCCGTGGAGCGGGACGTGGTGGTCGGCTTCGCCGCCTCCGGCCCGGCAGAGCTGGCCGCGGACGAGCCCCCGCACCCCGCGGGTCCCAGCAGCGAGGTAGCCACCCTGCTGGTCGAGCCCCGCTGGGGGCGGCGCGGGCACGGCAGCCGGCTGCTCGCCGCCGTCACCGACCTGGCCCGGGCCGACGGGACGGCGCGGCTGCAGGTGTGGCTGCCGGAGCAGGACGCGGTGTCCGCGGGCTTCTTCGAGTCGGCGGGCTGGGCGCGCGACGGCTGGACCCGGACGCTGGACACCGGGGGGACGCCGCTCCGCGAGGTCCGCTGGCACACCCTGCTGCAGGAGACGGACGGGAGTCGATGA
- a CDS encoding dihydrofolate reductase has translation MAVGLVWAQARGGVIGADGRLPWHLPEDLRLFRELTTGSTVVMGRRTWESLPERFRPLPGRRNVVLTTDRSWAADGAERVDGVEDVLARTDDGDLWVIGGGRVYAAFLPHADRVVVTDVDTDVEGDTWAPQLGAEWARVSRTPASGWSASTTGLRYAVSGYTRAATDADVSAGTGR, from the coding sequence GTGGCCGTCGGGCTGGTCTGGGCGCAGGCCCGCGGCGGGGTGATCGGGGCCGACGGCCGGCTGCCCTGGCACCTGCCCGAGGACCTCCGCCTGTTCCGCGAGCTCACCACGGGCAGCACGGTCGTCATGGGCCGGCGCACCTGGGAGTCGCTGCCCGAGCGGTTCCGCCCGCTGCCCGGACGGCGCAACGTCGTCCTCACCACCGACCGGTCGTGGGCCGCCGACGGCGCCGAGCGGGTGGACGGGGTCGAGGACGTGCTGGCGCGCACGGACGACGGGGACCTCTGGGTCATCGGCGGTGGCCGGGTCTACGCCGCGTTCCTCCCGCACGCCGACCGGGTGGTCGTCACCGACGTCGACACCGACGTCGAGGGCGACACCTGGGCCCCGCAGCTGGGCGCGGAATGGGCGCGGGTGTCGCGCACCCCGGCGTCGGGCTGGTCGGCGTCCACCACCGGCCTGCGGTACGCGGTGTCGGGGTACACGCGCGCAGCGACCGACGCCGACGTGTCGGCCGGGACGGGTCGGTAG
- a CDS encoding winged helix-turn-helix domain-containing protein produces the protein MGAPVADRLPAALARRIALAAQGFADPRPAGAVDGRQLRRMTSRLAVLQIDSVNVLSRAHYLPAFSRLGPYPRETLDDLADRHRELFEYWAHEASLLPVRLHPHLRWRMAAAEEHAWSSMVRIRRERPGFVTEVLERVRETGPLKASDLAEPRPDRPGSMWNWHAGKVALEWLFYTGVVTTRGRTAGFERVYDLTERVLPAAVLQAPTPEPADAVRELVRTASRALGVATERDLRDYFRLRPPAARAAIAELADAGELVPVQVTGWGAPAWLHPEARRPRWVRARALVSPFDSLVWERPRVERIFGFRYRLEIYTPAAQRVHGYYVLPFLLDDRLVARVDLKADRHAGVLRIQSAFAEEGVDRAQVTAALAEELALMAGWMQLGAVVAGERGDLAAELAAVVG, from the coding sequence GTGGGAGCACCCGTTGCCGACCGGCTGCCGGCCGCGCTGGCCCGCCGCATCGCCCTGGCCGCGCAGGGCTTCGCCGACCCCCGGCCCGCGGGCGCCGTCGACGGGCGGCAGCTGCGCCGGATGACGTCCCGGCTGGCGGTGCTGCAGATCGACTCGGTCAACGTGCTGTCCCGCGCCCACTACCTGCCAGCCTTCAGCCGCCTCGGCCCCTATCCGCGCGAGACGCTCGACGACCTCGCCGACCGCCACAGGGAGCTGTTCGAGTACTGGGCGCACGAGGCCTCGCTGCTCCCCGTCCGGCTGCACCCACATCTGCGCTGGCGGATGGCGGCGGCCGAGGAGCACGCCTGGAGCTCGATGGTCCGGATCCGGCGCGAGCGTCCGGGATTCGTCACCGAGGTCCTCGAGCGGGTGCGGGAGACCGGTCCGCTCAAGGCCAGCGACCTCGCCGAGCCGCGACCGGACCGGCCCGGGAGCATGTGGAACTGGCACGCCGGCAAGGTCGCCCTCGAGTGGCTCTTCTACACCGGCGTCGTCACCACCCGAGGCCGGACGGCGGGCTTCGAACGCGTCTACGACCTCACCGAGCGGGTGTTGCCCGCAGCCGTGCTCCAGGCTCCCACCCCGGAGCCGGCCGACGCCGTCCGCGAGCTGGTGCGCACCGCCTCGCGTGCCCTGGGCGTGGCCACCGAGCGCGACCTGCGCGACTACTTCCGGCTGCGTCCACCGGCCGCGCGGGCGGCGATCGCCGAGCTGGCCGACGCGGGCGAGCTCGTCCCCGTCCAGGTGACCGGCTGGGGTGCGCCGGCGTGGCTGCACCCCGAGGCACGCCGTCCCCGCTGGGTGCGGGCACGGGCGCTGGTGAGCCCCTTCGACTCCCTGGTCTGGGAGCGGCCGCGGGTGGAACGCATCTTCGGCTTCCGGTACCGGCTGGAGATCTACACCCCGGCGGCCCAGCGGGTGCACGGCTACTACGTCCTGCCGTTCTTGCTCGACGACCGGCTGGTGGCGCGGGTGGACCTCAAGGCCGACCGGCATGCCGGGGTGCTGCGGATCCAGTCGGCGTTCGCCGAGGAGGGCGTGGACCGTGCCCAGGTGACCGCTGCCCTCGCCGAGGAGCTGGCGCTCATGGCCGGCTGGATGCAGCTGGGTGCCGTCGTCGCGGGCGAGCGCGGTGACCTGGCTGCCGAGCTCGCCGCCGTCGTGGGCTGA
- a CDS encoding M16 family metallopeptidase, with product MNTSTRQAPTGAGTGATAPVPAPAGVGETLVLDVDEVGGRVERTELPGGLRVLTETMPGVLSATVGIWVGVGSRDETDAVAGSSHFLEHLLFKGTGSRSALEIATAMDAVGGEMNAFTAKEHTCYYANVLASDLPLAVTLLGDLVTDALNTAADLESERTVVLEEIAMRDDEPSDLVHDLFAETLFGGTALGRSVLGTVESIEGLTREDVDGWYRRRYTVPSIVVTAAGRVEHQQVLDLVTAAFGDRLSGPGRPAALRRGEEGAATSPARPTGLVRRRTEQTHVLLGSVGLGRLDERRYAAAVMETAVGGGMSSRLFQEIREKRGLVYSVGSALSHYAGTGSFSVYAGCSPKRVPEVLRLVREELARVAADGLTSEEVARGRGQLKGGLVLGLEDTGSRMSRLGKSELSYGEYLPVREVLARLDGVEEEQVRAVAADLLARDTCLAVVGPYRESELDRL from the coding sequence GTGAACACGTCCACGCGGCAGGCTCCGACCGGGGCCGGGACGGGTGCCACCGCGCCCGTCCCGGCCCCGGCCGGTGTGGGGGAGACGCTGGTCCTGGACGTCGACGAGGTCGGCGGCCGGGTCGAGCGCACCGAGCTGCCCGGGGGCCTGCGGGTGCTCACCGAGACGATGCCCGGGGTGCTGTCGGCGACCGTCGGCATCTGGGTCGGCGTCGGCTCGCGGGACGAGACCGACGCGGTCGCCGGCTCCTCGCACTTCCTGGAGCACCTGCTGTTCAAGGGGACCGGCAGTCGCAGCGCGCTGGAGATCGCGACGGCCATGGACGCCGTCGGCGGTGAGATGAACGCCTTCACCGCCAAGGAGCACACCTGCTACTACGCGAACGTGCTCGCCAGCGACCTGCCGCTGGCCGTCACCCTGCTCGGCGACCTGGTCACCGACGCGCTCAACACGGCCGCGGACCTGGAGAGCGAGCGGACGGTGGTGCTCGAGGAGATCGCCATGCGCGACGACGAGCCCTCCGACCTCGTCCACGACCTGTTCGCCGAGACGCTGTTCGGCGGCACCGCGCTGGGCCGGTCGGTGCTCGGCACCGTCGAGTCCATCGAGGGCCTGACCCGGGAGGACGTCGACGGCTGGTACCGCCGGCGTTACACCGTCCCCTCGATCGTCGTCACCGCCGCGGGCCGGGTCGAGCACCAGCAGGTGCTGGACCTGGTCACCGCCGCGTTCGGCGACCGGCTGTCCGGTCCGGGACGTCCGGCGGCGCTGCGGCGGGGCGAGGAGGGCGCGGCGACCTCGCCCGCCCGCCCGACGGGCCTCGTCCGGCGGCGCACCGAGCAGACCCACGTGCTGCTGGGCTCGGTCGGCCTCGGCCGGCTCGACGAGCGGCGGTACGCGGCGGCCGTCATGGAGACCGCGGTCGGCGGGGGCATGAGCTCGCGGCTGTTCCAGGAGATCCGGGAGAAGCGGGGGCTGGTCTACAGCGTGGGCTCCGCGCTGTCGCACTACGCCGGGACGGGGTCGTTCTCCGTCTACGCGGGGTGCTCGCCCAAGCGGGTGCCCGAGGTGCTGCGCCTGGTGCGCGAGGAGCTCGCCCGCGTCGCCGCCGACGGGCTCACCTCCGAGGAGGTGGCGCGCGGCCGCGGCCAGCTCAAGGGCGGGCTGGTCCTCGGCCTCGAGGACACCGGCTCCCGGATGAGCCGCCTGGGCAAGAGCGAGCTGTCCTACGGCGAGTACCTGCCGGTGCGCGAGGTGCTCGCCCGGCTGGACGGCGTCGAAGAGGAGCAGGTGCGCGCGGTCGCGGCCGACCTGCTCGCCCGCGACACCTGCCTGGCCGTGGTCGGCCCCTACCGCGAGTCCGAGCTCGACCGCCTCTGA
- a CDS encoding DUF1232 domain-containing protein, translated as MEWWGVLAAVVGGLLLLWGVLLLLLWRTRPPDLTVREALRLLPDLVRLVRRLAADRSLPRGVRVRLWLLLVYLLSPVDLVPDVVPVLGYADDVVVVALALRSVVRAAGAPAVQRAWPGGPAGLAVVQRLAGLGRD; from the coding sequence GTGGAGTGGTGGGGCGTGCTCGCAGCGGTCGTCGGCGGGCTGCTGCTGCTCTGGGGCGTCCTGCTCCTGCTCCTGTGGCGGACGCGCCCCCCGGACCTCACCGTGCGCGAGGCGCTGCGGCTGCTGCCGGACCTGGTGCGCCTGGTGCGCCGGCTGGCCGCGGACCGGTCCCTGCCCCGGGGCGTACGGGTGCGGCTGTGGCTGCTGCTGGTCTACCTGCTCTCGCCGGTGGACCTGGTGCCCGACGTCGTCCCGGTCCTCGGCTACGCCGACGACGTCGTCGTCGTCGCCCTGGCACTCCGCTCGGTGGTGCGGGCGGCCGGGGCGCCGGCGGTGCAGCGCGCCTGGCCGGGCGGGCCCGCGGGCCTCGCCGTCGTCCAGCGCCTGGCCGGCCTGGGCAGGGACTGA